In a genomic window of Pelecanus crispus isolate bPelCri1 chromosome 1, bPelCri1.pri, whole genome shotgun sequence:
- the TASL gene encoding TLR adapter interacting with SLC15A4 on the lysosome has protein sequence MLSEGYLYRIAYLCEDLNPELYSKSSAEEVVYEMRSINCSSMDEAQGKSLLQRCRSAGKCISSVCSRGSKHSRRQKDNPLQPAQHPAPEGQPSPAMHVSEGLTRKDTYLVPSSCKSICKNYNDLHIAGDYVVPISSVTTDFTCDSGIGPFLESSEIPPPMESVRVPPSDTGRKPVQGYSSCWRLASLVPHQQPLSDSALNDYLEQKLVELYKQYIMDSTANRASPTQILASELIMTNVDQISMQISRERNMETTKAKDIVISRFLQIASEKISSEISTPSLHISQCSHANA, from the coding sequence ATGCTGTCGGAAGGTTACCTTTACAGAATCGCCTACCTTTGTGAAGACCTGAACCCTGAGCTCTACAGCAAGAGTTCGGCTGAGGAAGTGGTGTATGAAATGAGGTCCATTAACTGTTCTTCCATGGATGAAGCACAAGGAAAAAGCCTCCTTCAGAGATGCAGATCTGCTGGCAAATGCATTTCCTCCGTCTGCTCTAGAGGTAGCAAGCACAGCAGAAGGCAGAAGGATAATCCCCTACAGCCTGCACAGCACCCAGCTCCCGAAGGGCAGCCGTCTCCAGCTATGCATGTCTCTGAGGGGCTGACAAGAAAAGACACCTACCTGGTTCCATCTTCCTGCAAAAGCATCTGCAAGAACTACAACGATCTGCATATAGCCGGGGACTATGTGGTGCCGATTAGCTCAGTCACGACAGATTTTACCTGCGACAGCGGCATAGGCCCCTTCTTGGAGTCCTCAGAGATTCCTCCCCCCATGGAGTCCGTGAGGGTCCCGCCCAGTGACACCGGCCGCAAGCCAGTCCAAGGCTACTCCTCGTGCTGGCGGCTGGCAAGCTTAGTGCCCCACCAGCAGCCCCTCTCTGACTCAGCCCTGAATGACTACCTTGAACAGAAGCTGGTGGAACTGTATAAGCAGTACATTATGGATAGCACAGCAAACAGGGCATCCCCCACTCAGATCCTGGCCTCGGAGCTTATCATGACTAACGTAGATCAAATCAGCATGCAGATATCACGGGAGAGGAATATGGAGACCACCAAAGCCAAAGACATTGTCATTAGCCGCTTCTTACAAATAGCCAGTGAAAAAATATCCTCAGAAATTAGCACACCTAGTCTGCACATTTCCCAATGTAGCCACGCTAATGCGTAG